The Pan troglodytes isolate AG18354 chromosome 8, NHGRI_mPanTro3-v2.0_pri, whole genome shotgun sequence genome window below encodes:
- the ZSWIM8 gene encoding zinc finger SWIM domain-containing protein 8 isoform X16, whose translation MELMFAEWEDGERFSFEDSDRFEEDSLCSFISEAESLCQNWRGWRKQSAGPNSPTGGGGGGGSGGTRMRDGLVIPLVELSAKQVAFHIPFEVVEKVYPPVPEQLQLRIAFWSFPENEEDIRLYSCLANGSADEFQRGDQLFRMRAVKDPLQIGFHLSATVVPPQMVPPKGAYNVAVMFDRCRVTSCSCTCGAGAKWCTHVVALCLFRIHNASAVCLRAPVSESLSRLQRDQLQKFAQYLISELPQQILPTAQRLLDELLSSQSTAINTVCGAPDPTAGPSASDQSTWYLDESTLTDNIKKTLHKFCGPSPVVFSDVNSMYLSSTEPPAAAEWACLLRPLRGREPEGVWNLLSIVREMFKRRDSNAAPLLEILTDQCLTYEQITGWWYSVRTSASHSSASGHTGRSNGQSEVAAHACASMCDEMVTLWRLAVLDPALSPQRRRELCTQLRQWQLKVIENVKRGQHKKTLERLFPGFRPAVEACYFNWEEAYPLPGVTYSGTDRKLALCWARALPSRPGASRSGGLEESRDRPRPLPTEPAVRPKEPGTKRKGLGEGVPSSQRGPRRLSAEGGDKALHKMGPGGGKAKALGGAGSGSKGSAGGGSKRRLSSEDSSLEPDLAEMSLDDSSLALGAEASTFEGFPESPPPCPLHGGSRGPSTFLPEPPDTYEEDGGVYFSEGPEPPTASVGPPGLLPGDVCTQDDLPSTDESGNGLPKTKEAAPAVGEEDDDYQAYYLNAQDGAGGEEEKAEGGAGEEHDLFAGLKPLEQESRMEVLFACAEALHAHGYSSEASRLTVELAQDLLANPPDLKVEPPPAKGKKNKVSTSRQTWVATNTLSKAAFLLTVLSERPEHHNLAFRVGMFALELQRPPASTKALEVKLAYQESEVAALLKKIPLGPSEMSTMRCRAEELREGTLCDYRPVLPLMLASFIFDVLCAPVVSPTGSRPPSRNWNSETPGDEELGFEAAVAALGMKTTVSEAEHPLLCEGTRREKGDLALALMITYKDDQAKLKKILDKLLDRESQTHKPQTLSSFYSSSRPTTASQRSPSKHGGPSAPGALQPLTSGSAGPAQPGSVAGAGPGPTEGFTEKNVPESSPHSPCEGLPSEAALTPRPEGKVPSRLALGSRGGYNGRGWGSPGRPKKKHTGMASIDSSAPETTSDSSPTLSRRPLRGGWAPTSWGRGQDSDSISSSSSDSLGSSSSSGSRRASASGGARAKTVEVGRYKGRRPESHAPHVPNQPSEAAAHFYFELAKTVLIKAGGNSSTSIFTHPSSSGGHQGPHRNLHLCAFEIGLYALGLHNFVSPNWLSRTYSSHVSWITGQAMEIGSAALTILVECWDGHLTPPEVASLADRASRARDSNMVRAAAELALSCLPHAHALNPNEIQRALVQCKEQDNLMLEKACMAVEEAAKGGGVYPEVLFEVAHQWFWLYEQTAGGSSTAREGATSCSASGIRAGGEAGRGMPEGRGGPGTEPVTVAAAAVTAAATVVPVISVGSSLYPGPGLGHGHSPGLHPYTALQPHLPCSPQYLTHPAHPAHPMPHMPRPAVFPVPSSAYPQGVHPAFLGAQYPYSVTPPSLAATAVSFPVPSMAPITVHPYHTEPGLPLPTSVACELWGQGTVSSVHPASTFPAIQGASLPALTTQPSPLVSGGFPPPEEETHSQPVNPHSLHHLHAAYRVGMLALEMLGRRAHNDHPNNFSRSPPYTDDVKWLLGLAAKLGDRHGDAAAAESRSCPQPPACPGLPPTGAALPAGIHAVHPPPLDSPDSCGLRRLCECDPECPQRLLPDAHGHDAVQRHPTEPQAQQTDQGAVAAGLTRDGHLLPLSLSPLGSYTGTQACGYGGPSHRGSETWLDRSSSLSSLVAQTDSCSWAVAWGQDVSDPRSLGLGETALSGRGRWVASGIYLAFINI comes from the exons ATGGAGCTGATGTTTGCAGAGTGGGAGGACGGAGAGCGCTTCTCATTCGAGGATTCGGACCGTTTTGAGGAGGATTCACTCTGTTCCTTCATCTCCGAGGCCGAGAGCCTCTGCCAGAACTGGCGGGGATGGCGCAAACAGTCAGCGGGGCCCAATTCCCCCACTGGCGGCGGTggcggaggtggcagtggcgGTACCAGAATGCGAG ATGGACTGGTGATCCCATTGGTGGAGCTGTCAGCAAAGCAGGTGGCATTTCATATCCCATTTGAAGTGGTGGAGAAAGTTTACCCACCAGTGCCTGAGCAGCTACAGCTCCGAATTGCTTTTTGGAGCTTCCCTGAGAATGAAGAGGACATTCG GCTGTATTCGTGCCTGGCCAATGGCAGTGCGGATGAGTTTCAGCGAGGGGATCAGCTCTTCCGCATGCGGGCTGTGAAGGACCCATTGCAGATAG GGTTCCACCTGAGTGCTACAGTGGTGCCACCTCAGATGGTCCCTCCTAAAGGGGCCTACAACGTGGCTGTGATGTTTGACCGCTGCCGGGTCACTTCCTGCAGCTGTACCTGTGGGGCTGGGGCCAAATGGTGCACCCACGTCGTGGCACTCTGTCTCTTCCGCATCCACAAC GCTTCTGCAGTCTGCCTGCGAGCCCCAGTCTCAGAGTCCCTGTCCCGGCTACAGAGGGACCAGCTGCAAAAGTTTGCTCAGTACCTCATCAGTGAGCTCCCTCAGCAG ATCCTCCCCACAGCTCAGCGTCTCCTGGACGAACTCCTGTCTTCCCAGTCAACAGCCATCAATACAGTGTGTGGAGCTCCGG ACCCCACAGCAGGGCCCTCAGCATCGGACCAGAGTACTTGGTATCTGGATGAATCGACACTCACTGACAACATCAAAAAGACACTGCACAAGTTCTGTGGCCCCTCCCCTGTGGTCTTCAG TGATGTGAACTCCATGTATCTGTCTTCCACGGAGCCGCCAGCCGCTGCTGAATGGGCATGTCTGCTGCGCCCTCTGAGGGGCCGTGAGCCAGAGGGCGTCTGGAACCTGCTAAGCATCGTGCGGGAGATGTTCAAGCGGAGGGACAGCAATGCTGCCCCCTTGTTGGAAATCCTCACTGACCAGTGCCTCACCTATGAACAG ATAACAGGTTGGTGGTATAGCGTACGTACCTCAGCCTCACACAGCAGTGCCAGTGGGCACACGGGCCGTAGCAACGGGCAGTCAGAGGTGGCAGCCCATGCCTGTGCCAGCATGTGTGACGAGATGGTCACACTGTGGAGGCTGGCCGTGCTGGACCCTGCACTCAGCCCCCAGCG GCGCCGGGAACTGTGTACGCAGCTGCGGCAGTGGCAACTGAAGGTGATTGAGAACGTCAAGCGGGGCCAACACAAGAAGACGCTGGAGCGGCTCTTCCCTGGCTTCCGGCCAGCGGTGGAGGCCTGCTACTTCAACTGGGAAGAGGCCTACCCACTTCCTGGTGTCACCTACAGCGGCACTGACAGGAAgctggcactgtgctgggcccGGGCCCTGCCCTCTCGGCCAGGTGCCTCCCGCTCTGGGGGCCTGGAGGAATCCCGGGACCGGCCCCGACCCCTTCCTACTGAGCCAGCTGTGCGGCCCAAGGAGCCTGGGACCAAGCGAAAGGGCTTGGGTGAGGGGGTCCCCTCATCACAGCGGGGTCCCCGCCGCCTCTCAGCTGAAGGGGGAGATAAAGCTCTACATAAGATGGGTCCAGGTGGGGGCAAAGCCAAGGCACTGGGTGGGGCTGGCAGTGGGAGCAAGGGCTCAGCAGGTGGCGGAAGCAAGCGACGGCTGAGCAGCGAAGACAGCTCCCTGGAGCCAGACCTGGCTGAGatgagcctggatgacagcagcCTGGCCCTGGGCGCAGAGGCCAGCACCTTCGAGGGATTCCCTGAGAGCCCTCCACCCTGTCCTCTCCACGGTGGCTCCCGAGGCCCTTCCACTTTCCTTCCTGAGCCCCCAGATACTTATGAAGAAGATGGTGGTGTGTACTTCTCGGAAGGGCCTGAGCCTCCCACAGCCTCTGTTGGCCCCCCTGGCCTACTGCCTGGGGATGTCTGTACCCAGGACGACCTCCCTTCTACAGATGAGAGTGGCAATGGGCTTCCCAAAACCAAAGAGGCAGCCCCTGCAGTTGGAGAGGAGGATGATGACTACCAGGCGTACTATCTGAATGCCCAGGATGGGGCTGGGGGCGAGGAAGAGAAGGCCGAGGGCGGGGCTGGGGAGGAGCACGACCTGTTTGCTGGGCTGAAGCCACTGGAACAGGAGAGTCGCATGGAG GTACTGTTTGCCTGTGCTGAGGCCCTGCATGCGCATGGCTATAGCAGTGAGGCCTCCCGTCTCACTGTGGAGCTTGCCCAGGATCTGCTAGCCAACCCACCCGACCTCAAGGTAGAGCCGCCCCCTGCCAAG GGCAAGAAGAACAAGGTATCCACGAGCCGTCAGACCTGGGTGGCTACCAACACCCTGAGCAAGGCGGCCTTCCTGTTGACAGTGCTAAGTGAGCGTCCAGAGCACCACAACCTGGCCTTCCGAGTTGGCATGTTTGCCTTGGAGCTACAGAGGCCTCCAGCTTCTACCAAGGCCTTGGAG GTAAAGCTGGCAtaccaggagtctgaggtggctGCCCTGCTCAAGAAGATCCCTCTGGGTCCAAGCGAGATGAGTACCATGCGGTGCCGGGCAGAGGAACTTCGGGAGGGGACACTCTGTGACTATCGGCCTGTGTTGCCTCTCATGCTGGCCAGTTTCATCTTTGACGTTCTCTGTGCTCCAG TGGTTTCTCCCACAGGTTCCCGGCCCCCAAGTCGCAACTGGAACAGCGAGACACCTGGGGatgaggagctgggatttgaagcaGCAGTTGCTGCCTTGG GCATGAAGACAACAGTGAGTGAGGCAGAACATCCCCTCTTATGTGAAGGCACACGTCGGGAGAAGGGTGACCTGGCATTAGCACTAATGATCACTTACAAGGACGACCAGGCCAAGCTTAAGAAG ATCTTAGACAAACTCTTGGACCGAGAGAGCCAGACACATAAGCCACAGACGCTGAGTTCTTTCTACTCATCTAGCCGCCCAACCACAGCCAGCCAGAGGTCTCCTTCAAAGCACGGGGGCCCATCTGCCCCAGGGGCCCTGCAACCACTGACCTCAGGCTCTGCAGGGCCTGCTCAACCAGGGAGTGTGGCAGGGGCTGGGCCAGGCCCCACTGAGGGCTTCACAGAGAAGAATGTGCCTG AGAGTTCCCCACATTCCCCCTGTGAGGGTCTTCCATCTGAGGCAGCTTTGACCCCAAGGCCAGAAGGGAAGGTTCCTAGCCGCTTGGCACTTGGCAGTCGTGGAGGCTATAATGGACGGGGATGGGGGTCCCCAGGACGGCCTAAGAAGAAGCACACAG GCATGGCCAGCATTGACAGCAGTGCCCCTGAAACAACATCGGATAGTTCCCCCACCTTAAGCCGGAGACCACTTCGAGGGGGCTGGgcccccacctcctggggtcGAGGTCAGGACAGTGACAGCATTAGCAGCTCTTCTTCGGACTCCCTGGGCTCCTCATCCTCCAGTGGAAGTCGCCGGGCCAGTGCCAGTGGAGGAGCCCGGGCGAAGACTGTTGAAGTTGGCAG GTACAAGGGCCGCCGCCCCGAGAGTCATGCCCCTCATGTACCCAATCAGCCATCAGAGGCAGCTGCACACTTCTACTTCGAGCTGGCGAAGACAGTGCTGATCAAGGCAGGGGGCAACAGCAGCACTTCCATTTTCACACATCCATCTTCCTCAGGGGGCCACCAGGGTCCTCACCGCAACCTGCACCTTTGCGCCTTCGAGATTGGGCTTTATGCCCTTGGCCTGCACAACTTTGTTTCTCCCAACTGGCTCTCACGTACTTATTCTTCCCACGTTTCCTGGATTACAG GCCAGGCCATGGAGATAGGCAGCGCAGCCCTGACTATACTGGTAGAATGCTGGGATGGGCACCTGACACCCCCTGAGGTTGCATCCCTGGCTGACAGGGCATCACGGGCAAGAGACTCCAATATGGTGAGGGCGGCAGCAGAGCTGGCCCTGAGCTGCCTGCCTCACGCCCATGCATTGAACCCTAATGAGATCCAGCGGGCCCTGGTGCAGTGCAAGGAACAG GACAACCTGATGTTGGAGAAGGCCTGCATGGCAGTGGAAGAGGCAGCTAAGGGTGGGGGCGTGTACCCTGAAGTGTTGTTTGAGGTTGCTCACCAGTGGTTCTGGCTATATGAGCAAACTGCAGGTGGCTCATCCACAGCCCGTGAAGGGGCTACAAGCTGTAGTGCCAGTGGGATCAGGGCAGGTGGGGAAGCTGGGCGGGGTATGCCTGAGGGCAGAGGGGGCCCAGGGACTGAGCCGGTTACAGTGGCAGCGGCAGCAGTGACAGCAGCAGCCACAGTGGTGCCCGTCATATCGGTGGGGTCTAGTTTATACCCGGGTCCAGGACTGGGGCATGGCCACTCCCCTGGCCTGCACCCCTACACTGCTCTACAGCCCCACCTGCCCTGTAGCCCTCAGTATCTCACTCACCCAGCTCACCCTGCCCACCCCATGCCTCACATGCCCCGGCCTGCCGTCTTCCCTGTGCCCAGCTCTGCATACCCACAG GGTGTTCATCCTGCATTCCTGGGGGCTCAGTACCCTTATTCAGTGACTCCTCCCTCACTTGCTGCCACTGCTGTGTCTTTCCCCGTTCCTTCCATGGCACCCATCACAGTACATCCCTACCACACAGAGCCAGGGCTTCCACTGCCCACCAGTGTGGCCTGTGAGTTGTGGGGCCAGGGAACAG TGAGCAGTGTCCATCCAGCATCCACGTTTCCAGCCATCCAAGGTGCCTCACTGCCTGCCCTGACCACACAGCCCAGCCCTCTGGTGAGCGGAGGTTTTCCACCGCCCGAGGAGGAGACACACAGTCAGCCAGTCAATCCCCACAGCCTGCACCACCTGCATGCTGCCTACCGTGTCG GAATGCTGGCACTGGAGATGCTGGGTCGCCGGGCACACAACGATCACCCCAACAACTTCTCCCGCTCCCCCCCCTACACTGATGATGTCAAATGGTTGCTGGGGCTGGCAGCAAAGCTGG GAGATCGTCATGGAGACGCTGCAGCGGCTGAGTCCCGCTCATGCCCACAACCACCTGCGTGCCCCGGCCTTCCACCAACTGGTGCAGCGCTGCCAGCAGGCATACATGCAG TACATCCACCACCGCTTGATTCACCTGACTCCTGCGGACTACGACGACTTTGTGAATGCGATCCGGAGTGCCCGCAGCGCCTTCTGCCTGACGCCCATGGGCATGATGCAGTTCAACGACATCCTACAGAACCTCAAGCGCAGCAAACAGACCAAGGAGCTGTGGCAGCGGGTCTCACTcgagatggccaccttctccccCTGAGTCTTTCACCCTTAGGGTCCTATACAGGGACCCAGGCCTGTGGCTATGGGGGCCCCTCACACAGGGGGAGTGAAACTTGGCTGGACAGATCATCCTCACTCAGTTCCCTGGTAGCCCAGACTGACAGCTGCTCTTGGGCTGTAGCTTGGGGCCAAGATGTCTCAGACCCTAGAAGCCTAGGGCTGGGGGAGACAGCCCTGTCTGGGAGGGGGCGTTGGGTGGCCTCTGGTATTTATTtggcatttataaatatataa
- the ZSWIM8 gene encoding zinc finger SWIM domain-containing protein 8 isoform X19 has translation MELMFAEWEDGERFSFEDSDRFEEDSLCSFISEAESLCQNWRGWRKQSAGPNSPTGGGGGGGSGGTRMRDGLVIPLVELSAKQVAFHIPFEVVEKVYPPVPEQLQLRIAFWSFPENEEDIRLYSCLANGSADEFQRGDQLFRMRAVKDPLQIGFHLSATVVPPQMVPPKGAYNVAVMFDRCRVTSCSCTCGAGAKWCTHVVALCLFRIHNASAVCLRAPVSESLSRLQRDQLQKFAQYLISELPQQILPTAQRLLDELLSSQSTAINTVCGAPDPTAGPSASDQSTWYLDESTLTDNIKKTLHKFCGPSPVVFSDVNSMYLSSTEPPAAAEWACLLRPLRGREPEGVWNLLSIVREMFKRRDSNAAPLLEILTDQCLTYEQITGWWYSVRTSASHSSASGHTGRSNGQSEVAAHACASMCDEMVTLWRLAVLDPALSPQRRRELCTQLRQWQLKVIENVKRGQHKKTLERLFPGFRPAVEACYFNWEEAYPLPGVTYSGTDRKLALCWARALPSRPGASRSGGLEESRDRPRPLPTEPAVRPKEPGTKRKGLGEGVPSSQRGPRRLSAEGGDKALHKMGPGGGKAKALGGAGSGSKGSAGGGSKRRLSSEDSSLEPDLAEMSLDDSSLALGAEASTFEGFPESPPPCPLHGGSRGPSTFLPEPPDTYEEDGGVYFSEGPEPPTASVGPPGLLPGDVCTQDDLPSTDESGNGLPKTKEAAPAVGEEDDDYQAYYLNAQDGAGGEEEKAEGGAGEEHDLFAGLKPLEQESRMEVLFACAEALHAHGYSSEASRLTVELAQDLLANPPDLKVEPPPAKGKKNKVSTSRQTWVATNTLSKAAFLLTVLSERPEHHNLAFRVGMFALELQRPPASTKALEVKLAYQESEVAALLKKIPLGPSEMSTMRCRAEELREGTLCDYRPVLPLMLASFIFDVLCAPGSRPPSRNWNSETPGDEELGFEAAVAALGMKTTVSEAEHPLLCEGTRREKGDLALALMITYKDDQAKLKKILDKLLDRESQTHKPQTLSSFYSSSRPTTASQRSPSKHGGPSAPGALQPLTSGSAGPAQPGSVAGAGPGPTEGFTEKNVPESSPHSPCEGLPSEAALTPRPEGKVPSRLALGSRGGYNGRGWGSPGRPKKKHTGMASIDSSAPETTSDSSPTLSRRPLRGGWAPTSWGRGQDSDSISSSSSDSLGSSSSSGSRRASASGGARAKTVEVGRYKGRRPESHAPHVPNQPSEAAAHFYFELAKTVLIKAGGNSSTSIFTHPSSSGGHQGPHRNLHLCAFEIGLYALGLHNFVSPNWLSRTYSSHVSWITGQAMEIGSAALTILVECWDGHLTPPEVASLADRASRARDSNMVRAAAELALSCLPHAHALNPNEIQRALVQCKEQDNLMLEKACMAVEEAAKGGGVYPEVLFEVAHQWFWLYEQTAGGSSTAREGATSCSASGIRAGGEAGRGMPEGRGGPGTEPVTVAAAAVTAAATVVPVISVGSSLYPGPGLGHGHSPGLHPYTALQPHLPCSPQYLTHPAHPAHPMPHMPRPAVFPVPSSAYPQGVHPAFLGAQYPYSVTPPSLAATAVSFPVPSMAPITVHPYHTEPGLPLPTSVALSSVHPASTFPAIQGASLPALTTQPSPLVSGGFPPPEEETHSQPVNPHSLHHLHAAYRVGMLALEMLGRRAHNDHPNNFSRSPPYTDDVKWLLGLAAKLGVNYVHQFCVGAAKGVLSPFVLQEIVMETLQRLSPAHAHNHLRAPAFHQLVQRCQQAYMQYIHHRLIHLTPADYDDFVNAIRSARSAFCLTPMGMMQFNDILQNLKRSKQTKELWQRVSLEMATFSP, from the exons ATGGAGCTGATGTTTGCAGAGTGGGAGGACGGAGAGCGCTTCTCATTCGAGGATTCGGACCGTTTTGAGGAGGATTCACTCTGTTCCTTCATCTCCGAGGCCGAGAGCCTCTGCCAGAACTGGCGGGGATGGCGCAAACAGTCAGCGGGGCCCAATTCCCCCACTGGCGGCGGTggcggaggtggcagtggcgGTACCAGAATGCGAG ATGGACTGGTGATCCCATTGGTGGAGCTGTCAGCAAAGCAGGTGGCATTTCATATCCCATTTGAAGTGGTGGAGAAAGTTTACCCACCAGTGCCTGAGCAGCTACAGCTCCGAATTGCTTTTTGGAGCTTCCCTGAGAATGAAGAGGACATTCG GCTGTATTCGTGCCTGGCCAATGGCAGTGCGGATGAGTTTCAGCGAGGGGATCAGCTCTTCCGCATGCGGGCTGTGAAGGACCCATTGCAGATAG GGTTCCACCTGAGTGCTACAGTGGTGCCACCTCAGATGGTCCCTCCTAAAGGGGCCTACAACGTGGCTGTGATGTTTGACCGCTGCCGGGTCACTTCCTGCAGCTGTACCTGTGGGGCTGGGGCCAAATGGTGCACCCACGTCGTGGCACTCTGTCTCTTCCGCATCCACAAC GCTTCTGCAGTCTGCCTGCGAGCCCCAGTCTCAGAGTCCCTGTCCCGGCTACAGAGGGACCAGCTGCAAAAGTTTGCTCAGTACCTCATCAGTGAGCTCCCTCAGCAG ATCCTCCCCACAGCTCAGCGTCTCCTGGACGAACTCCTGTCTTCCCAGTCAACAGCCATCAATACAGTGTGTGGAGCTCCGG ACCCCACAGCAGGGCCCTCAGCATCGGACCAGAGTACTTGGTATCTGGATGAATCGACACTCACTGACAACATCAAAAAGACACTGCACAAGTTCTGTGGCCCCTCCCCTGTGGTCTTCAG TGATGTGAACTCCATGTATCTGTCTTCCACGGAGCCGCCAGCCGCTGCTGAATGGGCATGTCTGCTGCGCCCTCTGAGGGGCCGTGAGCCAGAGGGCGTCTGGAACCTGCTAAGCATCGTGCGGGAGATGTTCAAGCGGAGGGACAGCAATGCTGCCCCCTTGTTGGAAATCCTCACTGACCAGTGCCTCACCTATGAACAG ATAACAGGTTGGTGGTATAGCGTACGTACCTCAGCCTCACACAGCAGTGCCAGTGGGCACACGGGCCGTAGCAACGGGCAGTCAGAGGTGGCAGCCCATGCCTGTGCCAGCATGTGTGACGAGATGGTCACACTGTGGAGGCTGGCCGTGCTGGACCCTGCACTCAGCCCCCAGCG GCGCCGGGAACTGTGTACGCAGCTGCGGCAGTGGCAACTGAAGGTGATTGAGAACGTCAAGCGGGGCCAACACAAGAAGACGCTGGAGCGGCTCTTCCCTGGCTTCCGGCCAGCGGTGGAGGCCTGCTACTTCAACTGGGAAGAGGCCTACCCACTTCCTGGTGTCACCTACAGCGGCACTGACAGGAAgctggcactgtgctgggcccGGGCCCTGCCCTCTCGGCCAGGTGCCTCCCGCTCTGGGGGCCTGGAGGAATCCCGGGACCGGCCCCGACCCCTTCCTACTGAGCCAGCTGTGCGGCCCAAGGAGCCTGGGACCAAGCGAAAGGGCTTGGGTGAGGGGGTCCCCTCATCACAGCGGGGTCCCCGCCGCCTCTCAGCTGAAGGGGGAGATAAAGCTCTACATAAGATGGGTCCAGGTGGGGGCAAAGCCAAGGCACTGGGTGGGGCTGGCAGTGGGAGCAAGGGCTCAGCAGGTGGCGGAAGCAAGCGACGGCTGAGCAGCGAAGACAGCTCCCTGGAGCCAGACCTGGCTGAGatgagcctggatgacagcagcCTGGCCCTGGGCGCAGAGGCCAGCACCTTCGAGGGATTCCCTGAGAGCCCTCCACCCTGTCCTCTCCACGGTGGCTCCCGAGGCCCTTCCACTTTCCTTCCTGAGCCCCCAGATACTTATGAAGAAGATGGTGGTGTGTACTTCTCGGAAGGGCCTGAGCCTCCCACAGCCTCTGTTGGCCCCCCTGGCCTACTGCCTGGGGATGTCTGTACCCAGGACGACCTCCCTTCTACAGATGAGAGTGGCAATGGGCTTCCCAAAACCAAAGAGGCAGCCCCTGCAGTTGGAGAGGAGGATGATGACTACCAGGCGTACTATCTGAATGCCCAGGATGGGGCTGGGGGCGAGGAAGAGAAGGCCGAGGGCGGGGCTGGGGAGGAGCACGACCTGTTTGCTGGGCTGAAGCCACTGGAACAGGAGAGTCGCATGGAG GTACTGTTTGCCTGTGCTGAGGCCCTGCATGCGCATGGCTATAGCAGTGAGGCCTCCCGTCTCACTGTGGAGCTTGCCCAGGATCTGCTAGCCAACCCACCCGACCTCAAGGTAGAGCCGCCCCCTGCCAAG GGCAAGAAGAACAAGGTATCCACGAGCCGTCAGACCTGGGTGGCTACCAACACCCTGAGCAAGGCGGCCTTCCTGTTGACAGTGCTAAGTGAGCGTCCAGAGCACCACAACCTGGCCTTCCGAGTTGGCATGTTTGCCTTGGAGCTACAGAGGCCTCCAGCTTCTACCAAGGCCTTGGAG GTAAAGCTGGCAtaccaggagtctgaggtggctGCCCTGCTCAAGAAGATCCCTCTGGGTCCAAGCGAGATGAGTACCATGCGGTGCCGGGCAGAGGAACTTCGGGAGGGGACACTCTGTGACTATCGGCCTGTGTTGCCTCTCATGCTGGCCAGTTTCATCTTTGACGTTCTCTGTGCTCCAG GTTCCCGGCCCCCAAGTCGCAACTGGAACAGCGAGACACCTGGGGatgaggagctgggatttgaagcaGCAGTTGCTGCCTTGG GCATGAAGACAACAGTGAGTGAGGCAGAACATCCCCTCTTATGTGAAGGCACACGTCGGGAGAAGGGTGACCTGGCATTAGCACTAATGATCACTTACAAGGACGACCAGGCCAAGCTTAAGAAG ATCTTAGACAAACTCTTGGACCGAGAGAGCCAGACACATAAGCCACAGACGCTGAGTTCTTTCTACTCATCTAGCCGCCCAACCACAGCCAGCCAGAGGTCTCCTTCAAAGCACGGGGGCCCATCTGCCCCAGGGGCCCTGCAACCACTGACCTCAGGCTCTGCAGGGCCTGCTCAACCAGGGAGTGTGGCAGGGGCTGGGCCAGGCCCCACTGAGGGCTTCACAGAGAAGAATGTGCCTG AGAGTTCCCCACATTCCCCCTGTGAGGGTCTTCCATCTGAGGCAGCTTTGACCCCAAGGCCAGAAGGGAAGGTTCCTAGCCGCTTGGCACTTGGCAGTCGTGGAGGCTATAATGGACGGGGATGGGGGTCCCCAGGACGGCCTAAGAAGAAGCACACAG GCATGGCCAGCATTGACAGCAGTGCCCCTGAAACAACATCGGATAGTTCCCCCACCTTAAGCCGGAGACCACTTCGAGGGGGCTGGgcccccacctcctggggtcGAGGTCAGGACAGTGACAGCATTAGCAGCTCTTCTTCGGACTCCCTGGGCTCCTCATCCTCCAGTGGAAGTCGCCGGGCCAGTGCCAGTGGAGGAGCCCGGGCGAAGACTGTTGAAGTTGGCAG GTACAAGGGCCGCCGCCCCGAGAGTCATGCCCCTCATGTACCCAATCAGCCATCAGAGGCAGCTGCACACTTCTACTTCGAGCTGGCGAAGACAGTGCTGATCAAGGCAGGGGGCAACAGCAGCACTTCCATTTTCACACATCCATCTTCCTCAGGGGGCCACCAGGGTCCTCACCGCAACCTGCACCTTTGCGCCTTCGAGATTGGGCTTTATGCCCTTGGCCTGCACAACTTTGTTTCTCCCAACTGGCTCTCACGTACTTATTCTTCCCACGTTTCCTGGATTACAG GCCAGGCCATGGAGATAGGCAGCGCAGCCCTGACTATACTGGTAGAATGCTGGGATGGGCACCTGACACCCCCTGAGGTTGCATCCCTGGCTGACAGGGCATCACGGGCAAGAGACTCCAATATGGTGAGGGCGGCAGCAGAGCTGGCCCTGAGCTGCCTGCCTCACGCCCATGCATTGAACCCTAATGAGATCCAGCGGGCCCTGGTGCAGTGCAAGGAACAG GACAACCTGATGTTGGAGAAGGCCTGCATGGCAGTGGAAGAGGCAGCTAAGGGTGGGGGCGTGTACCCTGAAGTGTTGTTTGAGGTTGCTCACCAGTGGTTCTGGCTATATGAGCAAACTGCAGGTGGCTCATCCACAGCCCGTGAAGGGGCTACAAGCTGTAGTGCCAGTGGGATCAGGGCAGGTGGGGAAGCTGGGCGGGGTATGCCTGAGGGCAGAGGGGGCCCAGGGACTGAGCCGGTTACAGTGGCAGCGGCAGCAGTGACAGCAGCAGCCACAGTGGTGCCCGTCATATCGGTGGGGTCTAGTTTATACCCGGGTCCAGGACTGGGGCATGGCCACTCCCCTGGCCTGCACCCCTACACTGCTCTACAGCCCCACCTGCCCTGTAGCCCTCAGTATCTCACTCACCCAGCTCACCCTGCCCACCCCATGCCTCACATGCCCCGGCCTGCCGTCTTCCCTGTGCCCAGCTCTGCATACCCACAG GGTGTTCATCCTGCATTCCTGGGGGCTCAGTACCCTTATTCAGTGACTCCTCCCTCACTTGCTGCCACTGCTGTGTCTTTCCCCGTTCCTTCCATGGCACCCATCACAGTACATCCCTACCACACAGAGCCAGGGCTTCCACTGCCCACCAGTGTGGCCT TGAGCAGTGTCCATCCAGCATCCACGTTTCCAGCCATCCAAGGTGCCTCACTGCCTGCCCTGACCACACAGCCCAGCCCTCTGGTGAGCGGAGGTTTTCCACCGCCCGAGGAGGAGACACACAGTCAGCCAGTCAATCCCCACAGCCTGCACCACCTGCATGCTGCCTACCGTGTCG GAATGCTGGCACTGGAGATGCTGGGTCGCCGGGCACACAACGATCACCCCAACAACTTCTCCCGCTCCCCCCCCTACACTGATGATGTCAAATGGTTGCTGGGGCTGGCAGCAAAGCTGG gaGTGAACTACGTGCACCAGTTCTGTGTGGGGGCAGCCAAGGGGGTGCTGAGCCCGTTTGTGCTGCAGGAGATCGTCATGGAGACGCTGCAGCGGCTGAGTCCCGCTCATGCCCACAACCACCTGCGTGCCCCGGCCTTCCACCAACTGGTGCAGCGCTGCCAGCAGGCATACATGCAG TACATCCACCACCGCTTGATTCACCTGACTCCTGCGGACTACGACGACTTTGTGAATGCGATCCGGAGTGCCCGCAGCGCCTTCTGCCTGACGCCCATGGGCATGATGCAGTTCAACGACATCCTACAGAACCTCAAGCGCAGCAAACAGACCAAGGAGCTGTGGCAGCGGGTCTCACTcgagatggccaccttctccccCTGA